One Dama dama isolate Ldn47 chromosome 18, ASM3311817v1, whole genome shotgun sequence DNA window includes the following coding sequences:
- the NXPH1 gene encoding neurexophilin-1, producing MQAACWYVLLLLQPTVYLVTCANLTNGGKSELLKSGGSKSTLKHIWTESSKDLSISRLLSQTFRGKENDTDLDLRYDTPEPYSEQDLWDWLRNSTDLQEPRPRAKRRPIVKTGKFKKMFGWGDFHSNIKTVKLNLLITGKIVDHGNGTFSVYFRHNSTGQGNVSVSLVPPTKIVEFDLAQQTVIDAKDSKSFNCRIEYEKVDKATKNTLCNYDPSKTCYQEQTQSHVSWLCSKPFKVICIYISFYSTDYKLVQKVCPDYNYHSDTPYFPSG from the coding sequence GTCACATGTGCCAATTTAACAAATGGTGGGAAGTCAGAACTTCTAAAATCAGGAGGCAGCAAATCCACACTAAAGCACATATGGACAGAAAGCAGCAAAGACTTGTCTATCAGCCGACTCCTGTCACAGACTTTTCGTGGCAAAGAAAATGATACAGATTTAGACCTGCGATATGACACCCCAGAACCTTATTCTGAGCAAGACCTCTGGGACTGGTTGAGGAACTCCACAGACCTTCAAGAGCCCCGGCCTAGGGCCAAGCGAAGGCCCATTGTTAAGACGGGCAAGTTTAAGAAAATGTTTGGATGGGGTGATTTTCATTCCAACATCAAAACAGTGAAGCTAAACCTGTTGATAACTGGGAAAATTGTCGATCATGGCAATGGGACGTTTAGTGTTTATTTCAGGCACAATTCCACTGGTCAAGGGAATGTATCTGTCAGCTTGGTACCCCCTACGAAAATAGTGGAATTCGACTTGGCACAACAAACCGTGATTGATGCCAAAGATTCCAAGTCCTTTAACTGCCGCATTGAGTATGAAAAGGTTGACAAGGCTACCAAGAACACACTCTGCAACTATGACCCTTCAAAAACCTGTTACCAGGAGCAGACGCAAAGTCACGTGTCCTGGCTCTGCTCCAAGCCCTTTAAGGTGATCTGTATTTACATTTCCTTTTATAGTACAGATTATAAACTAGTACAGAAAGTGTGCCCCGACTACAACTACCACAGCGACACACCTTACTTCCCCTCCGGATGA